Sequence from the Streptomyces peucetius genome:
CCAGCGTCATGCCGAGCGACGACGGCAGCGACACCTCGAGGCGCTTGCCGCCGACCTCGACGACGATGGTCTCCCGGCCGGCCTCGTCCTCCTCCGCGTCCGCGGGGACGGCGAAGGGCTTGATCTCGTTGACGAACTCGGTCTCGATCCACCGGGTGTGGATGCGGAACGGGTCGGCCGTGAAATCCGGGTCGACGACGACCGCGCGGTGGAACGGGATGGCCGTGGCCATGCCCTCGACCTGGAACTCGGCCAGCGCGCGGGCGGCGCGCTGGAGCGCCTGCTCGCGCGTCGCGCCGGTGACGATCAGCTTGGCGAGGAGGGAGTCCCACGCCGGGCCGATCACGGAACCGGCCTCGACACCCGCGTCGAGCCGCACACCGGGGCCGGCGGGCGGCGAGAACGTGGTGACGGTGCCGGGCGCCGGGAGGAAGTTCCGGCCCGGGTCCTCGCCGTTGATCCGGAACTCGAACGAGTGGCCGCGCACGGCCGGGTCGTCGTAGCCGAGCTCCTCGCCGTCGGCGATGCGGAACATCTCGCGGACGAGGTCGATGCCGGTGACCTCCTCGGTCACCGGGTGCTCGACCTGCAGGCGGGTGTTGACCTCCAGGAAGGAGATCGTGCCGTCGAGGCCGACGAGGAACTCGACCGTGCCGGCGCCCACGTACCCGGCCTCCTTGAGGATGGCCTTCGACGCGCGGTACAGCTCGGCGTTCTGAGCCTCCGACAGGAACGGCGCCGGGGCCTCCTCCACCAGCTTCTGGTGGCGGCGCTGCAGCGAGCAGTCACGCGTGGAGACGACGACCACGTTGCCGTGCGAGTCGGCCAGGCACTGGGTCTCGACGTGACGCGGCTTGTCGAGGTAGCGCTCGACGAAGCACTCGCCGCGGCCGAAGGCGGCGACGGCCTCGCGGACCGCGGAGTCGTACAGCTCGGGCACCTCTTCGAGGGTGCGGGCGACCTTCAGACCGCGACCGCCACCGCCGAAGGCGGCCTTGATCGCGATCGGCAGCCCGTGCTCCTGAGCGAACGCCACGACCTCGTCGGCGCCGGACACCGGGTCCGGGGTACCCGCGACCAGCGGCGCGCCGGCCCGCTGGGCGATATGACGGGCGGCGACCTTGTCACCGAGGTCGCGGATGGCCTGCGGCGGCGGACCGATCCAGGTCAGGCCGGCGTCCATGACCGCCTGGGCGAACTCCGCGTTCTCCGACAGGAAGCCGTAGCCGGGGTGGACGGCGTCCGCCCCCGAATCGGCTGCGGCCTGAAGCACCTTGGCCATGTCCAGATAGCTGGCGGCCGGGGTGTCACCGCCCAGGGCGAACGCCTCGTCGGCCGCGCGGACATGCAGAGCATCCCGGTCCGGGTCGGCGTAGACGGCTACGCTCGCGATCCCGGCGTCCCGGCAGGCACGGGCAACGCGGACAGCGATTTCGCCACGGTTGGCGATGAGCACCTTGCGCACGATGGCTCCCTCCTTGAAACAAGCTGAGTTTAGGGACTGCCGACACGGCCTTTCGACCCGTCCCCAATGGTGAGCTTGCCCACACGGAGCGTGATTCGAGGCTCGCTCGAGCGCGAAATCCCTTGTCGCACCACGGTACGACGGGTTCCTCCCTCGCACAGTAGCCCTCTGGTGTGGTCAAGGTCTCTGTCTGTGAGCGCAGCGGGCCGAAGCGTTTCTTTGTGGAGTCCCTACGAATGGCCCAATGATTCTTTGCCGAGCGGCCCGGCGTGCCGAATCCCTTGCCCCGGCGTTTACCGGTCAGTAGCCTCGCGCTGTCGTACGTACGTCCGGTACACACAGGGTTGGGGGCGCCGTGGTGCGCAGACCGGTGGCCGTGGTGGCTGCGCTTGTCCTGCTGATGGAGGCCGTCGGCATCGTCGTGCTCAACGGCGTCATGGCCACCTTCGTCGATGCCCAGCAGATGTCGCTCGACGGCCTGGACCCCGACGTCATGGTGACCGCGACATGGGGGCTCGGGATAGGGACCGGCCTGCTGCTCGCCCTGGCCGGTGTGCTGCTGCTGGTGGTGGCCGTACGGGACCGGGCCCCCGGCCGCTTCACCCGCATCCTCCTGATCACCCTCGCCGTCGTGCACGGCGTGCTCGGCGCGCTGACGGTGGGTCTGGTCGGCTGGAGCGCCTTCGGTTTCATGATGGTCGTGCTGGGGCTGCTGGTGGCGTCGCTGATCGTGTACGGCGAGGAGCGGCCGCCCGCGGCCGGGCCGGACGACCGGGCCGACCAGGCCGGGCCGGATGTACCGGATGTGGGCGGGGCGGCGACGCCCGCCTGACGTGTGGCGCGTCGCGCGCCCTACGCCGGCGCCCACAGGTCGGTGATCGAGATCCCCAGCTCCGCGAGGAGCTTGCGCAGCAGCGGCAGCGAGAGGCCGATGACGTTGCCGGCGTCGCCGTCGATGCCGTCGATGAACGGCGCGGAGCGCCCGTCCAGGGTGAACGCGCCCGCGACGTGCAGGGGTTCGCCGCTCGCGACGTACGCGGCGACCTCGGCGTCCGACGGCTCGCCGAACCGGACCGTCGTCGACGCGGTCGCCGACGCGCGGCGGCCGGTCACCGTGTCGATCACGCAGTGCCCCGTCCGAAGGACACCCGCCCGGCCGCGCATCGCCTTCCAACGGGCGGTCGCCTCCTCGGCGTCGGCGGGCTTGCCGAGCGCCTCGCCGTCGAGCTCGAGGACGGAGTCGCACCCGATCAGCAGCGCACCGGCGGCGTCCGGGCGGGCGGCGACGGCCGCGGCCTTCGCCTCCGCGAGGACGAGCGCGAGGTCGGCGGGGGTGGGGGCGGTGAGGGCGTCCTCGTCGACGCCGCTGACGATCACCTCGGGGGCGAGGCCGGCCTGCCGCAGCAGGTTCAGCCGGGCGGGGGAGGCGGAGGCGAGTACGAGACGGGTCATGGCGCCCATCGTAGGCGGCCAGCGGGCGCACCTCCGGCGGGCCGACCCCCTGCTCCACCGGACCCGCCTTACGGGGGCTCCGCCCCCGCACCCCCGCGCCTCAATCTCTCCCTGCGCCCTGGCGGCCGTGGGCGGGCGCACCTCCCGCGCCGCCAGGCGTAGGGGGCGTACCCCCGGCGGGGCTGCACTTGCCGGTCTCGTCGGGGCTCTGCCCCGAGCCCGCGCCTCAACCGCCGGCGGGGTTGGATAGCGGGAAAGGGCGCGGTCAGCCGTGCCGCCGCCGGGGCCGCGTCACCGAAGGCCCGCCGCGAACATCGCCACCACCATCGCCAGCGCCAGCACCAGCCCCGCGCGCCGCAGCATCGTCTGCATGTCGCGGAGCTCCTTGGGGGGCTCGTTCTCCGGGTCGGACCACAGCATGCCTTCGATGGTGCTGGCGCGGACGGCCCGGCGCCTGAGTACGCGTACTCAAACCACGAACGCACCCGCCCGCGCCGCAGCCAGCGCCGCAGCGGCCGCGCTTTCCGCCGTGTCGGGTGTCAGGGGCTCGCGGCTGACCGCGAAGCGGTAGTAGAGGGGGGCGGAGACCGCCCGCAGGAGTTCCAGCGGGTCCGTGCCGGCGGGCACGGCGCCCTGTGCGACGCCGCGTTCGACCACCGGCGCCCACTCCCCCAGCCGTGTCGCGTAGAAGCCGCGCAGCGCGTCGGCGCACTGCTCGTCGCAGGCCGCCGCCGCGATCACGGCGCGGAACACGGGGCCCATACGCGCGTCGGTGAGCGTGTCGAGGACGAGACGGGCGTTGGCGCGCAGGTCGCCGTCCAGTGAGCCGGTGTCGGCGGCCGGCAGCGACTGTTCCGCCATGTCGCGCAGCAGGTCCGTCACGAGGCCGACCGCCGAGCCCCAGCGCCGGTAGACGGTGGTCTTGCCGACGCCGGCGGCCGCAGCGATCCGGTCGAGGTTCAGGGCGTGGAAGCCGCTGTCGGCCAGGGCGTCCTGGGTGGCCTCGAGTACGGCGGCGCGGACCTTCGCGGTGCGGCCGCCGGGGCGGACCGTACCCGGAGTGGCATCCAAATGGGTCTCCAGTTCCATTAATGGCGGTGTCAGTGCTAGCGTGCTCGGTATCCTAATGGAACTCTCCGCCCATTAGTGGCGGGGTGGAAGGGGTAATCCCATGAGCGAGTGGACCGCGGCCTGGGCCGCCTCCCCGCAGATGCCCAGCACAGGCTTCACGCCGAACTGGTCGCAGGAGGGCTTCTCGCACCAGACCGTGCGTCAGGTCGTGCGCGTCACCGCGGGAGGCGAGCGCCTCCGTCTGCGGCTGACGAATGCCTACGGCACGTCCCCGCTGCACCTCACCGGCGCCACCGTCGCCCGGGCGGCACGCGGCGCCGCCGTGGAGGAGGGGAGCGTACGGCACGTCACCTTCGATGGGCGGCGGTCGGTCGCCGTCCCCGCCCGCGGCGAGCTGCGCAGTGATCCGGTGCGGCTGCCGGTCGAGCCGCTCGGTCAGGTGACCGTCACCCTGCACTTCGCCGGTACGACCGGTCCCTCGACGTTCCACGCCCAGGCCTGGGCGGACACCTACCGTGCCGACGGCGACCACCGGGCCGACGCGGCGGGCGCCGCGTTCACCGCTGTCACCAGCTCCTGGTACTACCTCTCCGGCGTGGAGGTCGCCGCGGCCCGCGCGGACGGGATCGTCCTGTTCGGTGACTCCATCACCGACGGCTTCGGCTCGACCCCGGGCGCCGACCGCCGCTGGTCCGACGCGCTCGCCGGACTCACCGGCCGTCCCGTGCTCAACGCCGGCATCGGCGGGAACCTCGTCCTCAACGACTCCGCCTGGTACGGGGAGCGGGCCACCGCCCGGTTCCGCCGTGACGCCCTCGACCAGCCCGGCGTCTCCACCGTCGTCGTCCTCGAAGGCCTCAACGACATCGGCTTCAGCGAGGCCTCCGACGAACCGACCTACAAACCGGCCCCCGTCGTCACCGCGGAACGTCTCATCGGCGGATACCGCGACTTGATACGCCAGGCGCACGGCAGCGGGCTCCGCGTCATCGGCTCGACCCTGCTGCCGCTCGGCGGCTCCGACCACTGGGGCGCCCACTCGGCCCGCACGAGCCGGGAGATCAACGAGTGGGTCCGGACCGCCGGCGCGTTCGACGCGGTCGTCGATCTCGGCCGCGCCCTCGCGGACCCCGCCGACCCCGACCGTCTTCACCCGGCGTTCGACCACGGCGACCGGCTGCACCCCAACGACAAGGGGTATCAGGCCATGGCCGAGGCACTGGCCCACGTGCTGTGAA
This genomic interval carries:
- a CDS encoding acetyl/propionyl/methylcrotonyl-CoA carboxylase subunit alpha, whose amino-acid sequence is MRKVLIANRGEIAVRVARACRDAGIASVAVYADPDRDALHVRAADEAFALGGDTPAASYLDMAKVLQAAADSGADAVHPGYGFLSENAEFAQAVMDAGLTWIGPPPQAIRDLGDKVAARHIAQRAGAPLVAGTPDPVSGADEVVAFAQEHGLPIAIKAAFGGGGRGLKVARTLEEVPELYDSAVREAVAAFGRGECFVERYLDKPRHVETQCLADSHGNVVVVSTRDCSLQRRHQKLVEEAPAPFLSEAQNAELYRASKAILKEAGYVGAGTVEFLVGLDGTISFLEVNTRLQVEHPVTEEVTGIDLVREMFRIADGEELGYDDPAVRGHSFEFRINGEDPGRNFLPAPGTVTTFSPPAGPGVRLDAGVEAGSVIGPAWDSLLAKLIVTGATREQALQRAARALAEFQVEGMATAIPFHRAVVVDPDFTADPFRIHTRWIETEFVNEIKPFAVPADAEEDEAGRETIVVEVGGKRLEVSLPSSLGMTLARTGLAAGAKPKRRAAKKSSSAASGDTLTSPMQGTIVKVAVEEGQEVKEGDLVVVLEAMKMEQPLNAHRSGTIKGLAAEVGASLTSGATICEIKD
- a CDS encoding nucleoside triphosphate pyrophosphatase, whose translation is MGAMTRLVLASASPARLNLLRQAGLAPEVIVSGVDEDALTAPTPADLALVLAEAKAAAVAARPDAAGALLIGCDSVLELDGEALGKPADAEEATARWKAMRGRAGVLRTGHCVIDTVTGRRASATASTTVRFGEPSDAEVAAYVASGEPLHVAGAFTLDGRSAPFIDGIDGDAGNVIGLSLPLLRKLLAELGISITDLWAPA
- the mmpB gene encoding morphogenic membrane protein MmpB, producing the protein MLWSDPENEPPKELRDMQTMLRRAGLVLALAMVVAMFAAGLR
- a CDS encoding TetR/AcrR family transcriptional regulator is translated as MELETHLDATPGTVRPGGRTAKVRAAVLEATQDALADSGFHALNLDRIAAAAGVGKTTVYRRWGSAVGLVTDLLRDMAEQSLPAADTGSLDGDLRANARLVLDTLTDARMGPVFRAVIAAAACDEQCADALRGFYATRLGEWAPVVERGVAQGAVPAGTDPLELLRAVSAPLYYRFAVSREPLTPDTAESAAAAALAAARAGAFVV
- a CDS encoding SGNH/GDSL hydrolase family protein; this translates as MSEWTAAWAASPQMPSTGFTPNWSQEGFSHQTVRQVVRVTAGGERLRLRLTNAYGTSPLHLTGATVARAARGAAVEEGSVRHVTFDGRRSVAVPARGELRSDPVRLPVEPLGQVTVTLHFAGTTGPSTFHAQAWADTYRADGDHRADAAGAAFTAVTSSWYYLSGVEVAAARADGIVLFGDSITDGFGSTPGADRRWSDALAGLTGRPVLNAGIGGNLVLNDSAWYGERATARFRRDALDQPGVSTVVVLEGLNDIGFSEASDEPTYKPAPVVTAERLIGGYRDLIRQAHGSGLRVIGSTLLPLGGSDHWGAHSARTSREINEWVRTAGAFDAVVDLGRALADPADPDRLHPAFDHGDRLHPNDKGYQAMAEALAHVL